A region from the Gossypium hirsutum isolate 1008001.06 chromosome A08, Gossypium_hirsutum_v2.1, whole genome shotgun sequence genome encodes:
- the LOC107947922 gene encoding protein TRANSPORT INHIBITOR RESPONSE 1 encodes MQKKTAYSFPDEILEHVFSFIHSGKDRNAASVVCKSWYEIERWCRRKIFVGNCYAVSPTMVIRRFPDIRSIELKGKPHFADFNLVPDGWGGYVLPWISEMAGAYPWLEEIRLKRMVVTDESLELVAKSFTNLQVLVLFSCEGFSTDGLAAIAASCKNLRELDLRDSEVDDLSGHWLNHFPDTYTSLVSLNISCLGSDDVSFSALERLVGRCPNLRRLLLNREVPLDKIANLLSRAPQLIEFGTGTYAAELRSDVYSNLAEAFCNCKELKCLSGFWDAVPAYLPVIYSVCSRLTSLNLSYAPIQNPDLTKLVSQCPSLQRMLVLDYIEDSGLEVLASSCKDLQELRVFPSDPFGEEPNVSLTEKGLVAVSSGCPKLQSVLYFCRQMSNAALVTIAQNCPNFTRFRLCLLDPKIADYRTLQPLDVGFGAIVEHCKDLRRLSLSGLLTDRVFEYIGMHAKKLEMLSVAFAGESDLALHHVLSGCESLRKLEIMNCPFGDKALLANAAKLETMRSLWMSSCSVSLGACKMLGQKMPRLNIEVMDEKGPPDSRAESDPVDKLYIYRSVAGPRFDMPPFVWTMDEDFASELS; translated from the exons ATGCAGAAGAAAACGGCGTATTCGTTCCCCGACGAGATTTTGGAGCACGTGTTCTCGTTCATACATTCGGGCAAGGACCGGAACGCAGCGTCGGTGGTGTGCAAATCGTGGTACGAGATCGAACGGTGGTGTCGGAGGAAGATATTCGTGGGGAACTGTTACGCCGTCAGCCCTACGATGGTGATCAGACGGTTCCCGGATATCAGATCCATTGAGCTAAAAGGGAAGCCACACTTCGCGGACTTCAATCTGGTACCGGACGGTTGGGGCGGGTACGTACTTCCATGGATATCGGAAATGGCTGGAGCCTATCCATGGCTCGAAGAGATCCGGCTTAAGCGAATGGTTGTCACGGACGAGAGCCTGGAGCTTGTTGCTAAGTCGTTTACGAATTTGCAAGTGTTGGTGCTCTTTTCTTGTGAAGGGTTTTCAACTGATGGGCTCGCTGCCATTGCTGCTAGCTGCAA GAATCTGAGAGAGCTGGACTTGAGAGACAGTGAAGTTGATGATTTGAGTGGGCATTGGCTCAACCATTTTCCTGACACATACACATCCCTTGTGTCTCTCAACATTTCCTGCTTAGGATCCGATGACGTTAGTTTTTCGGCCTTGGAGCGCCTAGTTGGTAGATGTCCCAACTTGAGGAGGCTTTTGCTCAACCGTGAAGTGCCCCTCGATAAGATTGCCAACCTTTTATCCCGTGCACCGCAGCTGATTGAATTTGGCACTGGCACCTATGCAGCTGAGCTACGGTCAGACGTGTACTCGAACTTGGCTGAAGCTTTTTGTAATTGCAAGGAATTAAAGTGCTTGTCCGGGTTTTGGGATGCAGTCCCAGCTTACCTTCCAGTTATTTACTCTGTATGCTCTAGATTAACATCATTGAACTTAAGCTACGCTCCCATACAAAATCCCGATCTTACCAAGCTTGTAAGCCAATGTCCGAGTTTGCAACGCATGTTG GTACTTGATTACATCGAAGATAGTGGACTTGAAGTGCTCGCATCTAGTTGCAAGGACTTACAGGAATTGCGGGTGTTTCCATCTGATCCATTTGGGGAAGAGCCAAATGTATCCTTGACAGAAAAGGGCCTTGTCGCCGTTTCATCGGGTTGTCCTAAGCTACAGTCGGTTTTGTACTTTTGCCGTCAAATGTCTAATGCAGCTTTAGTCACCATTGCTCAGAACTGTCCAAACTTCACTCGTTTTCGTCTTTGTCTTCTTGATCCAAAAATAGCCGACTACCGGACCCTTCAGCCACTTGATGTAGGTTTTGGAGCCATTGTTGAGCACTGCAAGGATCTGAGACGCCTTTCCCTCTCTGGTCTCCTCACAGATCGTGTATTTGAATATATCGGGATGCATGCGAAAAAGCTAGAGATGCTGTCTGTGGCTTTTGCAGGAGAAAGCGATTTGGCACTTCATCATGTGCTTTCTGGGTGTGAAAGTCTCCGGAAACTGGAGATTATGAACTGCCCCTTCGGGGACAAGGCTCTATTAGCGAACGCTGCAAAGCTGGAGACAATGCGATCCCTTTGGATGTCTTCTTGCTCTGTGAGTCTCGGAGCATGTAAGATGCTAGGTCAAAAGATGCCCAGGTTGAATATCGAAGTTATGGACGAGAAGGGACCTCCAGATTCAAGAGCAGAAAGTGACCCGGTCGATAAGCTCTACATATATAGATCTGTTGCCGGGCCGAGGTTCGATATGCCTCCATTTGTTTGGACGATGGACGAAGATTTTGCATCAGAGCTCTCTTGA